Proteins encoded in a region of the Sugiyamaella lignohabitans strain CBS 10342 chromosome B, complete sequence genome:
- the ARO2 gene encoding bifunctional chorismate synthase/riboflavin reductase [NAD(P)H] ARO2 (Bifunctional chorismate synthase and flavin reductase; catalyzes the conversion of 5-enolpyruvylshikimate 3-phosphate (EPSP) to form chorismate, which is a precursor to aromatic amino acids; protein abundance increases in response to DNA replication stress; GO_component: GO:0005737 - cytoplasm [Evidence IDA] [PMID 14562095]; GO_component: GO:0005737 - cytoplasm [Evidence IDA] [PMID 19793921]; GO_function: GO:0004107 - chorismate synthase activity [Evidence IEA,IEA]; GO_function: GO:0004107 - chorismate synthase activity [Evidence IDA,IMP] [PMID 8971708]; GO_function: GO:0016829 - lyase activity [Evidence IEA]; GO_function: GO:0042602 - riboflavin reductase (NADPH) activity [Evidence IDA] [PMID 8971708]; GO_process: GO:0009073 - aromatic amino acid family biosynthetic process [Evidence IEA,IEA]; GO_process: GO:0009073 - aromatic amino acid family biosynthetic process [Evidence IMP] [PMID 8971708]; GO_process: GO:0008652 - cellular amino acid biosynthetic process [Evidence IEA]; GO_process: GO:0009423 - chorismate biosynthetic process [Evidence IEA]; GO_process: GO:0009423 - chorismate biosynthetic process [Evidence TAS] [PMID 1943992]; GO_process: GO:0006950 - response to stress [Evidence IEA]) translates to MSTFGTYFRVTTYGESHCKSVGCIVDGVPPGMALTEDDIQPQLSRRRPGQSKLSTPRSEADAVEIQSGTEFGKTLGTSIGMIVRNKDQRPHDYSETDVYPRPSHADYTYLTKYGIKASSGGGRSSARETIGRVAAGAIAEKFLKLANGVEIVAFVSGVGSVAVDRDPTSKKFHELLSTVTREQVDQAGPIRCPDPEVADKMVKIIEDHRDSKDSIGGVVTCVVRNLPVGLGEPVFDKLEALLAHAMLSIPATKGFEIGSGFAGTSISGSEHNDPFYVDDNGRFRTSTNYSGGIQGGISNGENIYFNVAFKSPATISQQQQTSSYDGVAGVLEARGRHDPNVVPRAIPIVEAMTALVLADTLLLQKAREASMSIVNPK, encoded by the coding sequence ATGTCGACGTTCGGAACTTACTTCAGAGTTACCACCTACGGAGAGAGTCACTGCAAATCAGTAGGATGTATTGTTGATGGTGTACCTCCAGGAATGGCTCTTACTGAGGATGACATCCAACCACAATtaagcagaagaagacctGGTCAGAGTAAGCTGAGTACTCCCCGATCTGAGGCAGATGCTGTCGAGATTCAGTCTGGTACTGAGTTTGGTAAAACTTTAGGTACATCTATCGGAATGATTGTTAGAAATAAAGATCAAAGACCTCATGATTATTCTGAGACTGATGTTTACCCTCGTCCCTCCCATGCCGATTACACCTATCTAACTAAATATGGTATCAAGGCATCTTCTGGTGGAGGACGTTCATCTGCTCGTGAAACTATTGGTagagttgctgctggtgcgaTCGCTGAGAAATTTCTCAAGTTAGCCAATGGAGTTGAGATTGTTGCATTCGTTAGCGGTGTGGGCTCGGTCGCTGTTGACCGTGATCCCACATCCAAGAAGTTCCATGAATTATTATCTACTGTCACCAGAGAACAAGTTGATCAGGCTGGTCCAATTAGATGTCCGGATCCAGAAGTGGCTGACAAAATGGTCAAGATTATCGAAGATCATCGTGACTCTAAAGATTCCATCGGTGGTGTCGTGACCTGCGTTGTCCGTAATCTCCCAGTTGGCTTGGGTGAGCCTGTTTTCGATAAACTAGAAGCCCTTCTGGCTCATGCTATGCTTTCTATTCCAGCCACCAAGGGTTTTGAGATTGGCTCGGGCTTCGCCGGTACTAGTATTTCTGGTTCTGAGCACAATGATCCTTTCTATGTCGATGACAACGGTCGCTTCAGAACTTCAACTAACTATTCTGGCGGTATCCAGGGTGGAATCTCTAATGGTGAAAATATTTACTTTAATGTGGCCTTTAAGTCACCAGCTACCATCagccaacaacaacaaaccaGTTCTTATGATGGTGTAGCCGGTGTTCTAGAAGCTCGGGGCCGTCATGATCCCAATGTCGTTCCTCGTGCTATTCCAATTGTAGAGGCAATGACTGCTCTGGTTCTAGCCGATACTCTCCTCCTGCAAAAGGCACGCGAAGCTTCTATGAGCATTGTTAATCCCAAATAA
- the SRP102 gene encoding Signal recognition particle receptor subunit beta (Signal recognition particle (SRP) receptor beta subunit; involved in SRP-dependent protein targeting; anchors the alpha subunit, Srp101p to the ER membrane; GO_component: GO:0005783 - endoplasmic reticulum [Evidence IEA]; GO_component: GO:0005789 - endoplasmic reticulum membrane [Evidence IEA]; GO_component: GO:0030176 - integral component of endoplasmic reticulum membrane [Evidence IDA] [PMID 9679135]; GO_component: GO:0016021 - integral component of membrane [Evidence IEA]; GO_component: GO:0016020 - membrane [Evidence IEA]; GO_component: GO:0005785 - signal recognition particle receptor complex [Evidence IPI] [PMID 9679135]; GO_function: GO:0005525 - GTP binding [Evidence IEA]; GO_function: GO:0005525 - GTP binding [Evidence IPI] [PMID 7844142]; GO_function: GO:0003924 - GTPase activity [Evidence ISS] [PMID 7844142]; GO_function: GO:0000166 - nucleotide binding [Evidence IEA]; GO_function: GO:0005047 - signal recognition particle binding [Evidence IMP,IPI,ISS] [PMID 9679135]; GO_process: GO:0006614 - SRP-dependent cotranslational protein targeting to membrane [Evidence IC,TAS] [PMID 7844142]; GO_process: GO:0045047 - protein targeting to ER [Evidence IMP] [PMID 9679135]), whose amino-acid sequence MTLISTILDNQVLLTTVIGLAVLLLLSTSLVFFVGSSGSSKLSSKKPTFLIVGPSYGGKTSLFNYWTSEIIKRKSESDEGVGKINTVSASETVTSQSPNRYEHLRLPFGSDEPVDTEYTIVDLPGHPKLWHFTVEEVEKHRSNLVGIVYVIDAASGQSGISKAASNLYQLLQLTERRAGGVNILIASNKSDVFNVISTSRLKTLLESEINDLRSSREQTVDEVKINAKGQEANDSEEISSNAWIGKDGKDFEFSQLEGEVDILDGSVKSSRTSKWETWLAEKALNSF is encoded by the coding sequence ATGACGTTGATTAGCACTATTCTGGATAACCAGGTACTTTTGACGACAGTCATTGGTTTAGCagtgcttctgcttctaTCTACCTCATTAGTGTTCTTTGTTGGTAGTAGTGGGTCTAGTAAACTCTCAAGCAAGAAGCCTACTTTCCTAATTGTAGGCCCCTCTTATGGTGGAAAGACAAGCCTCTTTAACTATTGGACCAGCGAAATTATTAAGAGGAAATCAGAAAGTGATGAAGGTGTTGGGAAAATTAATACAGTATCTGCGAGTGAAACTGTGACATCTCAGTCTCCTAATAGATATGAACATTTGAGACTACCGTTTGGATCAGATGAACCAGTTGATACGGAGTACACAATTGTGGACCTACCCGGTCACCCTAAACTGTGGCATTTTACTGTTGAAGAGGTGGAGAAGCACCGCAGTAATCTTGTAGGAATTGTTTATGTGATTGATGCTGCCAGTGGACAGAGTGGGATATCCAAAGCAGCAAGCAACCTGTATCAACTCCTCCAACTTACAGAACGTCGAGCAGGAGGAGTCAATATCCTTATTGCAAGCAACAAATCAGATGTCTTCAATGTTATTTCAACTAGTCGTTTAAAAACGTTGCTAGAATCGGAGATCAATGATTTAAGAAGCAGTCGAGAACAGACTGTTGACGAGGTCAAGATCAATGCCAAGGGACAAGAAGCAAATGATAGCGAGGAGATATCTTCCAACGCATGGATTGGCAAGGATGGTAAAGACTTTGAATTTTCCCAGCTCGAGGGTGAGgttgatattcttgatgGAAGCGTAAAGTCCAGCCGGACCTCAAAATGGGAGACCTGGCTGGCAGAAAAAGCTCTCAATTCTTTTTAG
- the EIS1 gene encoding Eis1p (Component of the eisosome required for proper eisosome assembly; similar to Uso1p; authentic, non-tagged protein is detected in a phosphorylated state in highly purified mitochondria in high-throughput studies; protein increases in abundance and relocalizes from plasma membrane to cytoplasm upon DNA replication stress; EIS1 has a paralog, YKL050C, that arose from the whole genome duplication; GO_component: GO:0005737 - cytoplasm [Evidence IDA] [PMID 14562095]; GO_component: GO:0032126 - eisosome [Evidence IDA] [PMID 19269952]; GO_component: GO:0032126 - eisosome [Evidence IDA,IGI] [PMID 20526336]; GO_component: GO:0016020 - membrane [Evidence IEA]; GO_component: GO:0045121 - membrane raft [Evidence IDA] [PMID 19064668]; GO_component: GO:0005739 - mitochondrion [Evidence IDA] [PMID 14576278]; GO_component: GO:0005739 - mitochondrion [Evidence IDA] [PMID 16823961]; GO_component: GO:0005886 - plasma membrane [Evidence IEA,IEA]; GO_component: GO:0005886 - plasma membrane [Evidence IDA] [PMID 22842922]; GO_function: GO:0003674 - molecular_function [Evidence ND]; GO_process: GO:0070941 - eisosome assembly [Evidence IMP] [PMID 20526336]), with the protein MSGKSAIIRNDTLSSTTTSTTSGTESTPRKPTPQELVSSATAAAQYRRNLKYGIYHQPGAPIVGVPTKSSDTAAILAAKSDLSLKLWQPDGSPAAGTAAILANSSNTSPEIWRPDLSSEAAAAALVAKDKDDYDGTPEEKARAVRRQNALSASASRAALSVHDTPGHQFAAQALPDAYEWGERRTRTGSTSTAFEAAGASVTQASITSSLSAKAAGAALSHPELSASTLNNIGNIEEIARNQAKERLSKLYLPTHGGASIDMANTGSGFALQHGGEFSDPLLKLTPHHLDSTQGESLLAHARERAAARLSAVDKFNAERNLFGNANYNAAALAVATANSKKRMENHGKIDLGGGKFISQSDVEQIAQRNVRPVLAEITEKVDAQRKADEEKYAAELAQKEQREHERQLEREKKAEVKRIKDEENAKKKAERAKVKAAENERKAELAKQKAKEDAVRREEQAKVRAARESENARIRAERDAENAKIKAAEKERKAAEKAKNKARKAELKEALAQSKHAELLARAEVQKTRALVDKAAAELEAAKLAESKAAEGEAAEAAKRVTAEKQSALQEAEQELTAATAKKEKTAATTAAELEAEAALESKEAAEEAAEGTDDQVAGETRGIGESSKAADDVNEGDAVETAGLATAGLGAAGVAAAEVGSESEAEAKDAEVPSEELQPITEEADAGEAETEPAVPVTEDHLETEPTEAVESKEVNEDGDDAVQGSEPTETETETELAETKPAESDVNEVSPTDDTPVQISEEIAEDTTLPEPTEESSRVVVADQENVQETKEEDGEEEEETEAKTAVGSSEVAPNEVEQPETAKEIEAPVAAKEISSNPAVETGSGAGVGGAVAPSPTSPTKRKLGSWVKTKLRRLSNAGSSKSLSSTGGESTKPEPEGPQHSLKEKLESKKAEKASTPPTPKPAVQPLQTTSDTTTETMASSAAKAALATPSATVQSEEAAQQVVGPSWSAASGTTTPTAATPKAPQSSAIDRKAEIEKEFSEFDSTSPHVIASEESTNAAAAAADGTEATKSTEAPIAETEVENGEAAVADETSEPVEASEESNTNATDVADGAEGEAAKTAPTSNVGIVQEVVENILNLNNNEPAKQDAARENEGIFKEEVS; encoded by the exons ATGTCCGGCAAGTCGGCTATCAT TCGTAACGACACACTGTctagtactactaccaGTACGACCAGCGGCACAGAGTCTACACCAAGAAAGCCCACTCCCCAAGAATTAGTATCGTcagccactgctgctgcacaATATAGAAGAAACTTGAAATATGGCATTTACCATCAGCCTGGAGCCCCAATTGTAGGCGTTCCGACCAAGTCATCAGACACAGCAGCTATTTTAGCAGCCAAATCTGACCTTTCACTCAAGTTGTGGCAACCTGACGGGTCGCCTGCTGCGGGCACTGCGGCTATTTTAGCCAATTCTTCCAATACATCTCCTGAAATCTGGAGACCGGACTTATCCAgtgaggctgctgctgccgcttTAGTTGCTAAGGATAAAGATGACTATGATGGAACCCCTGAAGAAAAGGCTCGTGCTGTAAGACGTCAGAATGCGCTTAGTGCCAGTGCGTCTAGGGCTGCTTTATCTGTTCACGATACACCAGGGCACCAATTTGCTGCCCAGGCTCTACCTGATGCTTATGAATGGGGAGAGAGAAGAACCCGAACTGGATCCACTTCGACTGCTTTTGAAGCGGCAGGTGCGTCAGTAACCCAAGCTAGCATCACCAGTAGCTTAAGTGccaaggctgctggtgctgcaTTGTCTCATCCCGAACTGTCTGCCTCCACGCTGAATAATATCGGTAACATTGAGGAAATTGCTCGTAATCAGGCCAAGGAGAGACTGTCCAAGCTATATCTTCCAACTCATGGAGGAGCATCTATTGATATGGCCAACACTGGCAGTGGATTTGCTCTTCAACATGGTGGAGAGTTTTCTGACCCGTTATTAAAACTCACTCCTCATCATTTGGATTCCACTCAAGGAGAAAGTTTACTTGCACATGCGAGAGAGAGAGCTGCGGCCAGATTAAGTGCTGTCGATAAGTTCAATGCTGAAAGAAATTTGTTTGGAAACGCGAATTATAATGCTGCTGCGTTGGCCGTGGCTACTGCCAATTCTAAAAAGAGAATGGAGAACCACGGTAAAATCGATCTTGGTGGTGGAAAGTTTATTAGTCAAAGCGATGTTGAACAAATTGCACAGAGAAATGTTCGACCTGTTTTGGCAGAAATCACTGAGAAAGTAGATGCACAAAGAAAagcagatgaagagaagTATGCCGCAGAGTTGGCCCAGAAGGAGCAGCGTGAACATGAAAGGCAGTTAGAGCGTGAGAAAAAGGCTGAAGTCAAGAGAATCAAGGACGAGGAAAAtgctaagaagaaggccGAGCGTGCGAAAGtcaaggctgctgagaaCGAGCGCAAGGCTGAGCTGGCTAAACAAAAAGCCAAGGAAGATGCTGTTCGTAGGGAAGAGCAAGCGAAAGTCAGGGCCGCACGTGAATCTGAAAATGCTAGAATCAGAGCTGAGCGTGATGCTGAAAATGCAAAGATAaaggctgctgaaaaagaacgtaaagctgctgaaaaggcaAAGAACAAAGCCAGAAAGGCTGAGTTGAAGGAGGCCCTTGCTCAATCGAAGCATGCTGAACTCCTTGCCCGTGCTGAAGTTCAAAAGACAAGGGCCTTAGTCGATaaggcagctgctgaactTGAAGCTGCCAAGTTGGCTGAATCCAAGGCAGCTGAGGGAGAAGCTGCTGAGGCTGCTAAGAGAGTTACAGCTGAGAAGCAGTCGGCTTTGCAAGAAGCTGAACAAGAGCTCACTGCCGCTACCGcaaagaaggagaaaacTGCTGCCACTACAGCTGCTGAACTAGAAGCTGAAGCTGCTTTAGAATCTAaggaagctgctgaagaagcagccgAAGGTACAGATGATCAAGTCGCTGGTGAAACTCGTGGTATTGGTGAGTCCAGcaaggctgctgatgacgTTAATGAAGGTGATGCCGTAGAGACTGCCGGACTAGCAACTGCCGGTcttggagctgctggtgtagCCGCTGCTGAAGTTGGATCTGAGTCTGAAGCGGAAGCCAAGGACGCTGAAGTGCCTTCCGAGGAATTACAACCCAttactgaagaagcagatgcTGGAGAGGCTGAAACTGAACCTGCTGTGCCTGTGACTGAGGACCACCTTGAAACAGAGCCAACTGAGGCTGTTGAATCCAAAGAGGTTAACGAGGATGGTGACGACGCTGTCCAAGGTTCCGAACCCACAGAGACAGAAACTGAGACAGAGTTAGCTGAGACTAAGCCTGCTGAGAGTGATGTCAACGAGGTTAGTCCTACAGATGATACGCCAGTTCAGATTTCagaagagattgctgaAGACACCACTTTACCAGAGCCTACTGAAGAAAGCTCCAGAGTAGTTGTAGCTGATCAGGAAAATGTCCAAGAAACTAAGGAGGAGGacggagaagaagaagaagaaacagaggCCAAGACTGCTGTGGGTTCTTCTGAAGTGGCTCCTAATGAAGTAGAACAACCTGAGACTGCTAAAGAAATTGAGGCACCTGTGGCTGCTAAAGAAATCTCTTCTAACCCAGCTGTTGAAACTGGGTCTGGAGCTGGAGTTGGTGGAGCAGTCGCCCCATCCCCTACTTCACCTACCAAGAGAAAACTTGGCTCTTGGGTTAAGACGAAGTTGAGAAGACTGTCTAATGCTGGCTCAAGTAAGAGCTTAAGTAGCACAGGTGGTGAGAGTACAAAACCCGAGCCTGAGGGTCCTCAACATTCACTAAAGGAAAAGCTTGAATCCAAGAAGGCTGAAAAGGCTTCCACTCCTCCAACTCCAAAGCCTGCTGTTCAGCCTCTGCAGACTACCTCTGATACTACAACTGAGACAATGGCTTCCAGCGCTGCAAAAGCTGCCTTGGCCACTCCGTCAGCAACTGTTCAAAGCGAGGAGGCCGCTCAGCAAGTAGTTGGACCATCTTGGTCGGCCGCCAGTGGCACGACTACAcctactgctgctactccAAAGGCTCCTCAAAGTAGTGCCATTGATCGTAAGGCCGAGATCGAGAAGGAGTTTTCCGAGTTTGACAGTACCTCACCACATGTAATTGCAAGTGAGGAATCgaccaatgctgctgctgctgctgcagatGGTACTGAGGCCACCAAGTCAACGGAAGCTCCCATTGCTGAGACCGAGGTTGAAAATGGTGAGGCGGCTGTAGCTGACGAAACTTCTGAACCAGTCGAGGCCTCAGAAGAATCTAATACCAATGCTACTGATGTAGCGGACGGTGCTGAAGGTGAGGCAGCCAAGACTGCTCCCACGAGCAATGTTGGAATTGTTCAAGAGGTGGTCGAGAACATTCTTAACCTTAATAACAACGAACCAGCTAAACAGGATGCTGCTCGTGAGAATGAAGGTATTTTTAAGGAGGAAGTTTCCTAA
- the SFK1 gene encoding Sfk1p (Plasma membrane protein that may act to generate normal levels of PI4P; may act together with or upstream of Stt4p; at least partially mediates proper localization of Stt4p to the plasma membrane; GO_component: GO:0016021 - integral component of membrane [Evidence IEA]; GO_component: GO:0016021 - integral component of membrane [Evidence ISM] [PMID 12192589]; GO_component: GO:0016020 - membrane [Evidence IEA]; GO_component: GO:0005886 - plasma membrane [Evidence IEA,IEA]; GO_component: GO:0005886 - plasma membrane [Evidence IDA,IMP] [PMID 12015967]; GO_function: GO:0003674 - molecular_function [Evidence ND]; GO_process: GO:0030036 - actin cytoskeleton organization [Evidence IGI] [PMID 12015967]; GO_process: GO:0048017 - inositol lipid-mediated signaling [Evidence IGI] [PMID 12015967]; GO_process: GO:0006629 - lipid metabolic process [Evidence IEA]; GO_process: GO:0007033 - vacuole organization [Evidence IGI] [PMID 12015967]), protein MWGILHHWLLPLGACIIWWGMLIALLTCWAAQGHPIYDWITHRNIHVLYISDVSATNLQPIFISCSGAQGILYVLSLVSERYLRHAGRLLPNERRREKVLAAFSIFFGIIGQLGILFVAIFNTKVFPDVHVAMLCVFIVGVGISALFMIAEFALLDRAYPDVSRLRFSYVLKLVWFVIALGLVIAFAALADHGKRNSAAIVEWIISYFYGFYLLILVFDLIPAATTPKGKLLEKKVSNQLTRALSWIPGVPVVQTEPPFNAAEMAERAEVGDIVLGHRAHHGSEPEV, encoded by the coding sequence ATGTGGGGCATATTACATCACTGGTTATTGCCATTAGGGGCGTGTATTATATGGTGGGGAATGTTGATAGCTCTCCTGACTTGCTGGGCTGCTCAGGGACATCCTATTTATGATTGGATCACTCATAGAAATATCCACGTACTTTACATTTCTGATGTTTCTGCTACTAACCTTCAACCAATTTTCATCTCATGTTCTGGGGCTCAAGGCATTTTGTACGTACTATCATTGGTTTCAGAGAGATATCTTCGACATGCTGGCCGACTACTTCCTAACGAAAGACGTCGGGAGAAAGTGCTTGCTGCATTCTCCATTTTTTTCGGTATTATTGGCCAACTGGGGATCCTATTTGTTGCTATATTCAACACTAAGGTTTTCCCTGATGTCCATGTCGCTATGCTCTGTGTGTTTATAGTTGGCGTTGGCATATCAGCTTTATTCATGATTGCCGAGTTTGCTCTGTTAGATCGAGCGTATCCTGATGTGAGCCGGCTCAGGTTTTCATATGTACTCAAGCTCGTGTGGTTTGTCATTGCCCTTGGACTGGTTATTGCGTTTGCAGCTTTAGCTGACCATGGTAAACGTAATAGTGCTGCAATTGTAGAGTGGATAATATCCTACTTCTACggattttatttattaatccTGGTATTTGACTTAATACCAGCTGCCACCACTCCAAAGGGCAAGCTGTTAGAAAAGAAGGTTAGTAACCAGCTGACAAGGGCCCTAAGCTGGATTCCCGGTGTGCCCGTTGTTCAGACCGAGCCACCATTCAATGCAGCGGAAATGGCTGAGCGTGCCGAAGTCGGGGATATTGTCCTTGGTCATCGGGCTCACCATGGCTCCGAGCCTGAGGTATAG